From a single Lewinella sp. LCG006 genomic region:
- a CDS encoding caspase domain-containing protein — protein sequence MPIQKITRTKLPGAIKAHAIIVAINRYDKIGAHLQTPKADAEALKETLINYQGFAEENVHTCYDPTKTALETFLKNIQQGGSIQPKDGLLFYYAGHGLAGDIDGAGAAGYLMPSDVSFSIAELSKNETLIKMEWLFEQLEAFECHHTLAIMDCCFAGAFRRISRTRATMGLGLRPMSKERFNRYQEKRAWQVLASAGPAEKAADLISERGEATSKNSPFAEALVAALSGQARPDFKPAGKNLGDGILTTHELFIYLHDEVEQRTRKAEAFKPQNPDLFPMGKHDGGQFIFCDPRHPKNSPDWDERKRKNPYKGLEQYDLEDADYYFGRTSDVENLRSIMGLAAQNEEDEKQKSPTLLVLSGPSGSGKSSLVKAGLLPAYQRAGYEIFQFRPGDRPWSLKKYQHQQWEEVMSDETNPFRFVPPKSLDQIPSSSFFGERLFYLNAAKPQVLYIDQFEELFNTCSTEEQATLNSYLKELLEAALAGQLHIIISMRSDFEWQLEVSEFGKQFWDKEQAYYRFFKLYRLATLGLDDLRSALVNPATLFAYEFAQDEEGDLTDAILEDLNYLPSALPLLSYTMQEMVTHTTSSERLFKRASYSDELGGVSGALSKRMQLIYDGFGAKPASEETSPTDTPPTAKQELLRHVFLRMVSLSDGEYTRRRVYRDQQFDELRFAEDNHAVKEILDALRAANLISTGGEAGIRYEELIHDSLINTWTTGKQWINDFGKENLSLQRELWKAVMDSARAPEISPRGYEKEQSDQERSLVDLNTSFSRLWDSNPKLLQIIKQVADASLFLLEDKDNVFVNEMLAETPEEDKAAFLDFWHECHSQQTFPDLNSLILSGNSGKVLTVLLEQGKHGLNLAEVNFIQQSWTARIEDVMKMKRERDEAKAAFERTTTEMIEASWKTGVYLEANPERNKIGTDWNTLSGLEGVRSMYAQLKMIMSLEKVKSLSPIPVFLKGPHIEDYNIQSDEFGYYNPAFLAWAKTRVIPAKNNPVLRQLTQPFYNTYMRDMARSYYIALLHLQKHPALFEARVKFYANGGTLSTGDRPENFHTPDGTYAPPVWYDIQKLLGASAGHYFYTGIDFWARRNIDTTDKAFAEILYDLLTTYDQDWLNTGPDGDWVYAPPS from the coding sequence ATGCCCATTCAAAAAATAACCCGTACCAAACTTCCCGGTGCCATCAAGGCCCACGCCATCATCGTTGCGATCAATCGCTATGATAAGATTGGTGCTCATCTGCAAACACCCAAGGCGGATGCCGAAGCACTCAAGGAAACGTTAATCAATTACCAGGGATTCGCGGAGGAAAATGTACACACCTGCTACGATCCCACCAAGACCGCATTGGAGACTTTCCTGAAGAACATTCAGCAAGGGGGCAGTATCCAACCCAAAGACGGCCTCCTGTTTTACTACGCCGGCCATGGCCTGGCGGGCGATATCGACGGTGCAGGCGCAGCGGGCTATCTGATGCCGAGTGATGTCAGTTTCTCCATCGCCGAGCTCTCCAAAAATGAGACACTGATCAAGATGGAGTGGTTGTTTGAGCAGCTGGAAGCCTTTGAATGCCACCACACTTTGGCGATCATGGACTGCTGTTTTGCGGGGGCTTTTCGGCGCATCAGTCGTACCCGCGCCACCATGGGACTGGGCTTGCGGCCGATGAGCAAGGAGCGCTTCAACCGCTACCAGGAGAAGCGTGCCTGGCAGGTACTGGCCAGTGCTGGCCCCGCCGAAAAAGCAGCAGACCTGATTAGTGAAAGAGGAGAAGCCACCAGTAAAAATTCTCCTTTTGCCGAGGCATTGGTGGCTGCCCTCAGTGGTCAGGCCCGCCCCGACTTCAAACCCGCCGGTAAAAACCTTGGCGATGGCATCCTCACCACTCATGAGTTATTCATCTACTTGCACGATGAAGTGGAACAACGCACTCGTAAAGCGGAGGCCTTCAAGCCCCAAAATCCGGACCTGTTCCCGATGGGCAAACACGATGGTGGGCAATTTATTTTCTGCGACCCCAGGCACCCCAAAAACAGCCCCGACTGGGACGAACGCAAGCGCAAGAACCCCTACAAGGGGCTGGAGCAATACGACCTTGAAGATGCCGATTACTACTTCGGTCGTACCAGCGATGTCGAAAATTTGCGGTCAATCATGGGGCTTGCTGCCCAAAACGAAGAGGACGAAAAGCAAAAAAGCCCCACCCTCCTGGTGCTTTCCGGGCCATCGGGCAGTGGCAAATCTTCTTTGGTCAAGGCGGGGCTATTGCCCGCTTACCAACGGGCAGGCTACGAAATTTTTCAATTCCGACCTGGAGATCGCCCCTGGTCATTGAAGAAGTACCAACATCAGCAATGGGAAGAAGTGATGAGCGATGAGACCAATCCCTTTCGGTTTGTTCCGCCAAAGTCATTGGATCAAATTCCGTCTTCTTCCTTCTTTGGTGAGCGTCTTTTTTATCTGAACGCAGCCAAACCCCAGGTGCTTTATATTGATCAGTTTGAAGAGCTCTTTAACACTTGTAGCACGGAAGAACAGGCCACTCTCAACAGCTACCTCAAAGAACTCCTGGAGGCGGCCCTTGCCGGTCAGTTACACATCATCATCTCCATGCGCTCTGATTTTGAATGGCAGTTGGAGGTTTCTGAATTTGGGAAACAATTTTGGGACAAGGAACAAGCCTACTATCGTTTTTTCAAATTGTACCGCCTTGCTACATTGGGATTGGATGATTTGAGATCCGCGCTCGTGAATCCAGCTACTTTGTTTGCTTATGAATTTGCACAAGATGAAGAAGGGGACTTGACCGACGCCATTCTTGAAGATCTGAATTACCTGCCTAGTGCGCTGCCGTTGCTGTCGTACACCATGCAAGAGATGGTAACGCATACGACTTCCAGCGAACGCCTTTTCAAACGCGCCTCCTATAGCGATGAACTGGGTGGCGTGAGCGGTGCCCTCAGCAAGCGGATGCAACTCATTTACGATGGTTTCGGCGCTAAGCCAGCATCAGAAGAAACATCACCTACGGATACCCCTCCCACCGCAAAGCAAGAACTGTTGCGCCATGTCTTTCTGCGCATGGTAAGCCTCAGTGATGGTGAATACACCCGCCGCAGGGTATACCGCGACCAGCAGTTTGATGAGCTGCGCTTCGCGGAAGACAACCACGCCGTCAAAGAAATTCTGGATGCCTTGCGCGCTGCCAACCTGATCTCTACCGGCGGTGAGGCAGGTATTCGCTATGAAGAACTCATCCACGATTCCCTCATCAATACCTGGACGACAGGTAAGCAGTGGATCAACGATTTTGGTAAAGAAAACCTCAGTTTACAACGCGAACTGTGGAAAGCGGTCATGGACAGTGCACGTGCCCCGGAAATCAGTCCGAGAGGCTACGAAAAAGAACAGAGCGACCAGGAACGCTCATTGGTAGATTTGAACACCAGCTTTAGCCGACTCTGGGACAGTAACCCCAAGTTGCTACAAATCATCAAGCAAGTCGCCGATGCTTCACTGTTTCTACTGGAGGACAAAGACAACGTTTTCGTCAACGAGATGCTGGCAGAAACGCCCGAGGAAGACAAAGCCGCCTTTTTGGATTTTTGGCACGAGTGTCATAGCCAGCAAACCTTTCCCGACCTCAATTCCCTGATCCTTTCGGGAAATTCTGGCAAAGTCTTAACCGTTTTACTGGAACAAGGTAAGCATGGCCTCAACCTCGCCGAAGTGAACTTTATCCAGCAAAGCTGGACCGCTAGGATAGAAGACGTGATGAAAATGAAGCGCGAACGGGATGAAGCCAAAGCAGCTTTTGAACGCACCACCACGGAAATGATTGAAGCCAGTTGGAAAACGGGGGTTTACCTGGAAGCCAACCCGGAGAGAAACAAAATAGGCACCGATTGGAACACCTTGTCGGGCTTGGAAGGTGTAAGAAGCATGTATGCCCAACTAAAAATGATCATGAGCCTGGAAAAGGTGAAGTCATTATCTCCGATTCCCGTTTTTCTCAAAGGGCCCCATATTGAGGATTACAATATTCAATCAGACGAGTTCGGTTACTACAATCCAGCATTCCTGGCCTGGGCCAAAACGAGGGTTATTCCCGCGAAAAATAATCCTGTCTTGCGCCAACTCACCCAGCCTTTTTACAATACCTATATGCGAGACATGGCGCGATCGTACTATATCGCACTTTTGCATTTGCAAAAACATCCAGCACTATTCGAAGCACGGGTGAAATTCTACGCTAACGGAGGAACCCTTTCCACAGGAGACCGGCCCGAGAATTTTCACACACCAGACGGCACATACGCTCCTCCTGTATGGTATGATATCCAAAAATTACTGGGCGCTAGCGCCGGTCATTATTTCTATACTGGCATCGATTTCTGGGCCCGCCGAAATATTGACACCACCGACAAAGCCTTTGCCGAAATCCTCTATGACTTGTTGACGACCTACGACCAGGATTGGCTGAACACCGGACCTGATGGAGACTGGGTGTATGCCCCTCCGAGCTAA
- a CDS encoding histidine kinase produces the protein MLKTLFSSKPFLGILLLLLLYSCGQYRGGDFEPQRLRQLTEKELKAYADTSTVLHRIMAMESPSQQVDSLLHFAEWVKNYDEEATLFYAQLAYDISTENNWNIQRGISANRLAWSKGKRAQFGEDIEDAMVDALISKRLLANQEGSYWEADINNLLGYLYIRQGEQDSARVYLLKALEMVDQLALDPALVKKNHAMILNNLAITCSWADSLQEAAYYQQSDSLFQELGNWENRTRLWLDWGVFYTHLGQYAKADTLLSFCVDYGERNNDLRLLVKAYQKKAYLYIKKFAKDQSTEYFNQARNLLQKSLTLPDDNTYRSYDLLGTLFQHSWYSLDIENHADSSIHYFSLAMERAQREGAIGVMNNICANISTMYDYGDGIHHAALKESYSEFVNKHYQGVVDTLTANAKAAYQRINKVEQRDLTIQENIKQRNQRNIGLAILLLVGILFILFLQRLQNRRLRAEMSAFRAQINPHFISNSLNAIEHLVNQGERRQASKYLVHFSRLTRQILNSAVDSIVSLEQELKTLKHFLMLEQLRFSDKLSFSIECEETLDKSTIAIPAMILQPYVENAIWHGIKPKEEGGTISILITKEQNVLVCIIEDNGIGREAAQLRKVNAHLQQKSRGMDITRQRLKALGSVKGPALQIEDKKDHQGHACGTKITLRLPLKSI, from the coding sequence ATGTTGAAAACCCTTTTTTCATCAAAACCCTTTTTAGGGATACTATTGCTGTTGTTGCTCTACAGTTGCGGGCAGTACCGGGGTGGTGATTTTGAGCCTCAGCGACTGCGGCAGCTGACGGAAAAGGAATTAAAAGCTTATGCGGATACCAGTACGGTGCTGCACCGGATCATGGCGATGGAAAGCCCAAGCCAGCAAGTGGATAGTCTCCTGCATTTTGCCGAATGGGTGAAAAACTACGACGAAGAGGCCACCTTGTTTTATGCGCAGTTGGCCTACGATATTTCTACCGAAAACAATTGGAATATTCAACGTGGCATCAGCGCCAACAGGCTCGCCTGGAGCAAAGGAAAACGCGCCCAATTTGGAGAAGACATCGAGGATGCTATGGTAGATGCCTTGATCAGTAAACGCTTATTGGCCAATCAAGAGGGATCTTATTGGGAGGCTGATATTAATAATTTACTTGGCTATTTGTACATCCGACAGGGAGAACAAGACTCGGCTCGCGTTTATCTTTTGAAGGCTTTGGAGATGGTAGATCAGCTAGCACTGGACCCAGCCTTGGTCAAGAAGAATCATGCGATGATCCTTAACAATCTCGCTATTACTTGTTCTTGGGCAGACTCCCTGCAGGAAGCAGCTTATTATCAACAAAGCGACAGTCTTTTTCAGGAGCTGGGAAACTGGGAAAACCGCACCCGATTATGGCTAGACTGGGGGGTCTTTTATACCCATCTAGGACAATATGCAAAAGCAGATACGCTACTGTCATTTTGTGTAGATTATGGAGAGCGGAATAATGACTTAAGACTTTTGGTAAAAGCATATCAAAAAAAGGCTTACTTGTACATCAAGAAATTTGCTAAAGACCAAAGCACGGAATACTTCAACCAGGCGCGAAATCTTTTGCAAAAGAGCCTTACCCTGCCAGACGACAACACTTACCGATCATACGACTTACTGGGCACTTTGTTCCAACATAGTTGGTACTCACTGGATATAGAAAACCATGCCGATTCTTCTATTCATTATTTTAGCTTGGCGATGGAACGGGCACAGCGAGAAGGGGCAATTGGCGTAATGAACAATATCTGTGCGAACATCTCTACGATGTACGATTACGGTGATGGCATTCATCACGCCGCCCTGAAGGAATCCTACTCAGAATTTGTCAACAAACACTACCAAGGGGTCGTAGATACCCTGACCGCCAACGCCAAGGCAGCTTATCAGCGAATTAATAAGGTGGAACAACGTGACCTCACCATCCAGGAGAACATCAAGCAAAGAAACCAAAGAAACATAGGTCTGGCTATTTTGCTCCTGGTAGGCATACTCTTTATCCTCTTCCTTCAGCGTTTACAAAACCGTAGGTTGAGAGCCGAAATGTCAGCTTTTCGTGCACAGATCAATCCTCATTTCATCTCTAACAGCCTGAATGCAATCGAGCATTTGGTCAACCAGGGTGAAAGGCGTCAAGCTTCTAAATATCTCGTTCATTTCTCTCGGCTTACGCGACAAATTTTGAATAGTGCCGTCGATAGTATCGTGAGTTTAGAGCAGGAGTTGAAAACACTCAAGCATTTTCTGATGCTGGAGCAGCTAAGGTTCAGCGACAAACTTAGCTTCTCCATTGAATGTGAAGAAACGCTCGATAAAAGTACCATTGCCATACCTGCCATGATTTTACAACCTTACGTAGAAAATGCAATATGGCACGGGATCAAACCTAAGGAAGAAGGAGGCACCATCAGCATCCTGATTACCAAAGAGCAAAACGTACTGGTGTGCATCATCGAGGACAATGGGATCGGAAGAGAAGCTGCTCAGCTCCGAAAAGTCAACGCTCATTTGCAACAAAAATCGAGGGGAATGGACATTACCCGGCAGCGACTGAAGGCATTGGGAAGCGTCAAAGGTCCCGCTTTACAAATAGAAGACAAGAAAGACCACCAAGGACACGCATGTGGAACGAAGATAACCCTTCGCTTGCCCTTGAAATCGATATAA
- a CDS encoding caspase domain-containing protein has protein sequence MADGEKKPPQTNEEPKEGNPRPFPTTPRSKNGAQARIFALLVGINDYQGTVTKLGGCVNDVNLTANYLREKFGKKKAIKLIEAKASVDTSENHGRLHLRMLTNAKATYANIISAFDDHLINGGGTADDTFWFHFSGHGTEQFTAAEFAKPVDTNGNALPSLEPNGKDQSLVCYNPGGTQNGIFLADKELAAMIDTLYKSVPTKEGAIPHIVVSLDCCHSGSGTRDFQEPAGFKSRHFDFLRGDGVTSQSVRPLDTYYNNYYSKQKAQNGILRIPQSRHVLLSACSNVEKAGDLPGGGVFSSSLVSALATAATADEVGTLNYADLYKQTRSLARSKRNAQSPQFEPIAGFNPHTAFLEGWSLGNAREYEVVPNKDKWLIRCGAIHGLPTKVDASELPEGAPQEIIVKVYKKNGKEFLGFALVKKVGVQASELELLEDLDGKLETIKAASNKQDDLAKEPYIAEIFQLPEEPFYVHLDGTPEATAPLRKNWTEVMHERDQDLTKTNILIAARPEEIQLASVRIVINDQGYQIWDLAQNRAWTPAPLSISQEVTEQTIVEMMKAHLRKIARWTRLLALKNEASKIKEDFKLELFVLDYAQWVATGKVDIFEGDGLNMTEIYKNAKKFEEFPVRLQLPPESFITPDNAEEMGLEVDSDTVLFGLRLYSNKENRFYYLYDFKNNAAIDFVLDKELSKKTDEQGTDLLELTPFSMEGTEAEGILQLKLLVTQKQLFDKELLVQSGLDADKSMGRLKRAGSTDDWDARTLKLTVVRQ, from the coding sequence ATGGCTGACGGCGAAAAAAAACCACCACAAACGAACGAAGAACCCAAAGAGGGCAACCCAAGACCATTCCCCACCACCCCACGCAGTAAAAACGGCGCACAAGCCCGCATTTTCGCCCTTCTCGTAGGGATCAACGATTACCAGGGCACCGTCACCAAGCTGGGAGGCTGTGTCAATGATGTCAACCTCACGGCCAACTATCTGCGCGAAAAATTCGGCAAAAAGAAGGCCATCAAACTGATCGAAGCCAAAGCATCGGTCGATACCAGCGAAAACCACGGTCGCCTTCACCTTCGTATGCTCACCAATGCCAAGGCTACCTACGCCAATATTATCAGTGCGTTCGATGATCACCTCATCAATGGCGGCGGCACGGCCGATGATACTTTCTGGTTCCACTTTAGTGGCCACGGCACCGAGCAGTTTACCGCAGCCGAATTTGCCAAACCCGTCGATACGAATGGCAATGCCTTGCCTTCGCTGGAACCCAATGGTAAAGACCAAAGCCTGGTATGCTATAACCCCGGAGGCACCCAAAATGGCATCTTCCTGGCCGATAAGGAACTGGCAGCCATGATTGATACGCTTTACAAGAGCGTACCTACCAAGGAGGGGGCTATTCCTCATATCGTCGTCTCGTTGGATTGCTGCCACTCCGGCTCGGGTACGCGCGATTTTCAGGAACCTGCCGGATTCAAGTCGCGCCATTTTGATTTCCTGCGGGGCGATGGCGTCACCAGCCAGAGCGTCCGCCCGCTAGACACTTATTACAACAATTACTACAGCAAGCAAAAAGCGCAAAATGGGATATTACGTATTCCTCAATCCCGGCACGTCTTGCTCTCTGCTTGCTCCAATGTAGAGAAAGCCGGCGATTTACCAGGCGGCGGTGTGTTCAGCAGCAGCCTGGTCAGTGCATTGGCAACAGCCGCTACCGCCGATGAAGTAGGCACCCTGAATTATGCAGATTTATACAAACAAACCCGCTCCCTGGCACGCTCCAAGCGCAATGCGCAGAGCCCACAGTTTGAGCCCATTGCCGGCTTCAATCCGCATACGGCCTTCCTCGAAGGTTGGTCGCTGGGCAATGCTCGCGAATACGAAGTGGTACCCAACAAAGACAAGTGGCTGATTCGCTGCGGAGCCATCCATGGCTTACCGACCAAGGTGGATGCCTCGGAATTGCCCGAAGGTGCTCCCCAGGAGATCATCGTAAAAGTGTACAAGAAAAACGGCAAGGAATTTCTCGGCTTCGCCTTGGTCAAAAAAGTAGGCGTACAAGCAAGTGAGCTGGAACTACTGGAAGATCTAGACGGCAAATTAGAGACCATCAAGGCGGCCTCCAACAAGCAAGACGACCTGGCCAAGGAGCCCTACATTGCGGAAATTTTTCAGTTACCTGAAGAACCTTTCTACGTTCATCTCGATGGCACTCCGGAGGCGACGGCCCCTTTGCGAAAAAATTGGACGGAAGTCATGCACGAACGAGATCAGGATCTTACGAAAACCAATATCCTTATTGCGGCCCGTCCTGAAGAAATACAACTCGCCAGCGTTCGCATTGTGATCAATGACCAGGGATACCAAATCTGGGACCTCGCACAAAATCGTGCCTGGACACCTGCTCCCCTCTCCATCAGTCAGGAGGTGACCGAACAAACCATCGTAGAAATGATGAAGGCCCACCTTCGCAAAATCGCGCGTTGGACCAGGCTTTTAGCCCTCAAAAATGAAGCCTCAAAAATAAAAGAGGACTTCAAGCTGGAGTTGTTTGTCCTGGACTACGCCCAATGGGTAGCAACTGGCAAGGTTGATATTTTTGAAGGTGATGGTTTGAACATGACCGAGATATACAAAAACGCGAAGAAGTTTGAGGAGTTTCCAGTACGCCTTCAGTTACCTCCTGAAAGCTTCATCACACCGGACAATGCAGAAGAAATGGGCTTGGAGGTAGATAGCGATACGGTTCTTTTTGGCCTACGCCTTTACAGCAACAAAGAAAACCGTTTTTATTATCTCTACGATTTTAAAAACAATGCCGCCATTGACTTCGTACTTGATAAAGAACTGAGTAAGAAAACCGATGAGCAAGGAACGGATCTTCTTGAACTGACCCCCTTCTCCATGGAAGGAACCGAAGCAGAGGGCATCCTGCAACTGAAACTTTTGGTGACCCAAAAACAGCTTTTCGACAAAGAGCTGCTCGTACAATCCGGCCTTGATGCCGACAAAAGTATGGGCCGACTGAAACGCGCCGGTTCCACCGATGATTGGGATGCACGGACGCTCAAGCTGACGGTTGTGCGGCAGTAA
- a CDS encoding DEAD/DEAH box helicase — MKFSDYPLSPEIKKNIEALAYKRPTDIQFKAIPLILKGADVLAVAQTGTGKTAAFAIPVLQKLQSLKERQRRKDGIKCLVMVPTRELALQITKVFEELGKHTGVKTYGLLGGVEQDPQIATLIKGVDVLITTPGRMFDLSHQGALRLERVEILIIDEADQMLGLGFLKDVRDVMRLLPKRRQTLFFSATIDEDIKSLAHSLTQQAIRIQISPKDPVSKNVDHSVLFVEMDDKRFFLERILKENPDGKMLVFVRTKVRAERVQKAMERVGISSLILHGDVEQSERTATLAAFNADEERLLIATDVSARGIDISNITHVINYDLPTEADQYVHRIGRTGRAKQRGIAYAFCAPEEKELLRAIHAYTGYEIRILDLDRADYRETLKMAEEDQYGIKELLQATEETLALNKKGKSKRRKGKKH; from the coding sequence ATGAAATTTTCTGACTACCCCCTTTCTCCCGAGATTAAAAAGAATATCGAAGCGCTGGCTTATAAGCGACCAACCGATATTCAGTTCAAGGCCATTCCGCTCATCCTCAAGGGGGCGGATGTGTTGGCTGTGGCCCAAACGGGTACCGGAAAGACCGCTGCTTTTGCGATCCCCGTTTTGCAGAAATTGCAGAGCCTCAAGGAACGCCAACGCCGGAAAGATGGTATAAAGTGCCTGGTCATGGTGCCTACGCGAGAACTGGCTTTACAGATCACCAAAGTATTTGAAGAGCTGGGCAAACATACCGGCGTAAAGACCTACGGCTTACTCGGTGGCGTGGAACAAGATCCCCAGATTGCTACCCTTATCAAAGGCGTAGACGTGTTGATCACTACCCCAGGGCGGATGTTTGACCTTAGCCACCAGGGAGCATTGCGCCTGGAACGCGTGGAGATACTCATCATCGACGAAGCCGACCAAATGCTGGGCCTGGGCTTCCTTAAAGATGTACGGGATGTGATGAGGCTGTTGCCTAAACGCCGACAGACCCTCTTCTTTTCAGCCACCATCGACGAAGATATCAAGTCCTTGGCCCACTCGTTGACCCAACAAGCCATTCGTATCCAAATTTCGCCCAAAGACCCTGTTTCCAAAAACGTTGACCACTCGGTACTCTTCGTAGAAATGGATGACAAACGCTTTTTCCTGGAGCGCATCCTCAAAGAAAACCCCGACGGAAAAATGCTCGTCTTTGTTCGCACGAAAGTGCGTGCAGAACGCGTACAAAAAGCCATGGAGCGGGTAGGAATCTCTAGCTTGATCCTGCACGGCGATGTCGAACAATCAGAACGTACGGCCACCCTGGCCGCCTTTAATGCTGATGAAGAGCGCCTGCTGATTGCCACCGATGTGAGTGCCCGCGGTATCGACATTTCCAACATTACCCACGTCATCAACTACGATTTGCCCACGGAAGCCGACCAGTACGTTCATCGCATTGGCCGTACTGGGCGGGCTAAACAGCGAGGCATCGCCTACGCCTTTTGCGCACCAGAAGAAAAAGAGCTACTACGGGCTATCCATGCCTACACTGGTTACGAAATCAGGATCCTTGACCTCGACCGGGCCGATTATCGCGAAACGCTAAAGATGGCAGAAGAAGACCAGTACGGTATAAAAGAGCTCCTGCAAGCAACGGAGGAAACATTAGCCCTAAACAAGAAAGGCAAATCAAAGCGTAGGAAGGGGAAGAAGCACTGA